Part of the Gimesia chilikensis genome, GGCAGCCCTCGAACACGGAATTCCCGCAGTCGTCATGACGGGGGGCAGCGATGTCTTGCTGTTGACCCGGAATCGACATCGGCGGCGGGCGATTCAATCCGTCCTGCAGCAGTCGGATGCTGTGATCACAGTGAGCCAGGACATCGAAGCGGCGGTGCAAAAGCTGCAGATCCATCCTGAGAAGATTCATACCATCTATCGGGGCGTGGATCGCAGCCGCTTCTGCCCCGGTGATCAACGGGCGGCCCGCGAGCGGCTGGGGCTCGATCCGGATCGCAAAGTAATTGTCAGTGTGGGGCGACTGGAACCCGTGAAAGGACATACGGTTCTGCTGGAAGCCTGTAAGAAAATAAGTAAGCAGGGGCCTCCATTTACATGCTATGTTTTAGGTAACGGCTCATTACATTCCCGTTTGAGCCAGAAAGTAACAGAGTACGGATTAGACAAGTTTTTCCAGTTGCAGGGATCACAACCACAGTCCCGACTGGCAGACTGGTATCGGGCCGCCGATGTCGTTGCCCTGCCCAGTCTTTCAGAGGGGGTACCCAATGTGCTGCTGGAAGCGATTTCCTGCGGAAGCCGTTTCGTGGCCAGTCGCGTGGGCGGGATTCCGGAGATCGCCGATCCCCTCCAGGATCGGCTGGTGACTCCGAACAATCCACAGCTGCTAGCAGACGCCCTGTCGGGCATGCTGGCGGTGCCTGCGATTCCGGAGCAACGGGTTTTCGAACCTTTGACCTGGCAGGAGTCCGCTGTGCAACTGAGTCAGATTTTGTCTGACTGCAGTACGCGGTATTCAGCCGGTCTAACGGAGCAGCAGAAATCGCGATCGTCTTACCGTCGTAACAACAGAAAACTCAGACAACCAGTTTGAAATTCGAACATGAACCAGATTCGCCAGTTGATAAAGCGTTCGTTGACTGCAGTCGTCCCACGGCGACTGTATCTGGTTCAAGGTACGTCTCCCCATCCGGTTCTGTCCTCAGAGACACCAGCGGGTCCCCACTCGCAGGCTCCCGTACCGCTGGCGTTGACCTTTGATGATGGTCCGCATCCGGAGTACACCCCCCGCCTGCTGGATCTACTGCTGCAGTATCAGCAACAGGCGACTTTTTTCGTGATCGGCGCCCAGGCACAACGTCACCCCGAGATCATCCAGCGGATGGTTCAGGAAGGTCACGAAATCGGCAATCACACCCTGACTCACAGCGAGCCTGCACAGACGACAGCCAGACAGTTCCTGGCAGAGATCGATCAGACAGACCGGATTCTGAGTGATATCACCGGCAGCATTCCGCGCCTGGTGCGGCCTCCCAAAGGAAAACTGTCCGCGGGCAAAATGCTGGGGCTCTGGCGGCGTCACAAAACCATCGTGCTCTGGGATACCGATCCGCGGGATTACCAGATGACCGAAAACTCACAAATCAACCAGTGGTGCGAACGCTTTCAACCGCAGGCAGGGAATTTCTGCCTGATGCACGACAATCACCCCTACGCGATCGAAGCGGTACGTCAGCTTTCGGAACACACACAATATGATATCCGCTCCCTGGGAGTCAGCCACTGGCTTGCTTCCGGTACGAAACCAGCGCCAGTCAAACAACGGGCTTCTGCCTGAGTGTATACAAAGGAATTTCTGATATATGTCTACCATCCTCTCTCAACCTGTCGATCTGTCCGATTCGGGAGAACAGCCGCGTCCACAGGAGTCACGTAAGCGACTGCTGCTGGTGAGCTATCATTTCCCCCCGGTTGGCGGTGCCGGCGTACAGCGTCCCGTCAAGTTCGTGAAATACCTGAAGCAGTTTGGCTGGGATGTGAGCGTGCTGATGGCTGCCAACCCTTCGGTACCGGTATTCGATAACAGCCTGCTGGTCGATATTCCTGAAGGCACACATCTGGAAAAGGCACGGACCTGGGAACCGGACTACACACTCAAGAAGAATATGGCTCAGAAGCAGGAAGAGGCGCAAAAAGTGAGCCTGTCAGGTTCGCTCAAGTCATCCTGCAAAAAGGTGGTCAAAGCGGGTGCGGGAATGTTGCTGCAGCCCGATGCGCAGATCCTCTGGTATCCGAATGCACTCAAGGCCGGTAAGCGGCTGCTGAAGCGGGTCCCCCACGATGCCATCCTGGCAACCGCCCCGCCCTATTCGAACCTGATTCTGGCCAGCAAACTCAAAAAAATATTCCATCTGCCCCTGATTTCAGATTTCCGTGACGAGTGGGATCTGAGCAGTAAGTACCTGGAAAATCATCAGCGGGACCGGATCTCGGATCTGATTCAGACCCGGTTACAGAAAAAAGTCATGCGTCACTCAGACGCGATTGTCGCTACCACGAAGGCCAGCACGCAGCGTCTGTTGGACCGGGCGGAGCAGTTTGGCGCCTCGCCTGTCGGACAGTGTATCTATAACGGCTACGATCCGGATGACTTTGACACGCCGCATGAGACGTCATCGACTTACACACCAGAGAGTGGCAGAAAGTTTCGGATTGTCTATACGGGAACACTCTGGAACCTGACCACGATTGAACCACTCGTGCGGGCGATTGAAGCCGTACATCAGTCACAACCTGCGATCCTGAAGCATCTGGAACTGCAGGTGATTGGGAGAAAGACACCCGAACAGCGGGAAATTCTGGATCGTCTGAACCAGACGGACTGCACATTGATTTGCGAAGACTACTGTGCCCACCACGAAGCCTTGAAAAAGATGGCAGCCGCGGATGCACTCTGCCTGCTGCTCAGCGATGTGGAAGGCGCCGATCGCGTGGCACCGGCCAAGCTGTTTGAATACCTGGCAATCCAGCGGGAAATCCTGTCGATTACCCCTGAAGGAGAAACGGCGGGGATTCTGCAGGACTTCTGGCCGGAGGGGAATTTCCGTGCCAGCGAAACCGACAAACTCGCTCACTGGCTGATCAATCGCCTGAGTGGCCAAACGGTCTCACCGATGCCTCATCCGGAAAAACGGGAACAGTTCCAGCGGGAACACCAGGCTGGACAACTGGCGGAACTGTTAAACCAACTGGTCCATCACCGGATCTGATTACTTCGAATCGAAATGGGCTGAACATGAAATTCTGGGAAGATCTCAAAGCAAAATCAGAATGGTGCTACGGCAGCGTGACTGCGCGGAGCCTGCTGAAAACGTGCCTGACAGACGGTACGATGGCGATGCTCTGGTACCGCCTGATGCAGTGGGCAAGTGCCTGGAAACTGGCGCCGCTGGCCATGATCTTCAATAAATGTAATGCGATCTTCTGCCAGTGCATCATTGGACGCGGTGCGGATTTCGGTCGCCGTCTGGTGATCATCCACAGCCAGGGAATCGTGATTAACGGCTCCGTCAAGGCCGGTGATGACATCAAACTGGAACACCAGGTGACCATCGGCGCGGAACGCAACACCTCTCCTCGACTGGGATCGGACATCTTTATCGGTGCGGGAGCCAAGGTGATTGGTGCGGTTGAAATTGGCTCGCACTCGAAGATCGGGGCGAATGCGGTCGTCGTGAAAGACGTCGCAGCGCACACCACCGTCGGCGGGATTCCTGCAAAAGTGATTAAGGTTCATCAGCAGGCGGAACCTGTCAGCAGAACAGAAATCAATCAGGCCGAACTCCCCTACAAACAACATCAGCCAAAGGTGGCGCCATGATATCCACACTCTTCATCAGCCTCTTCTGGGGATCCGTCGCGTTGATCGCCTACGCCTATGTCGGCTATCCACTGCTGATCTGGTTGCTTTCACGGCATCATTCCCGACGTGCGGAACCATTAACGAACAATCAGGGCGAAACGGCAACGACGGGGGAACTCCCCTTTGTGTCAATTATTATCGCCGCCTATCGGGAAGAGAATGTCATTCTCGATCGTTTGAATAATCTTGCGCAGTTGGACTACCCTGCCGACAAACTTGAGGTGCTGATCGGCTGCGACGGGAACGAAGACCTGACCGGCGAACTGGTCACCATGTATGACGATGACCGCGTGCGTCTGCTGCAATTCGAAGAACGGCGGGGCAAGTCATCGGTTTTAAATGACTGCGTGCCAGCGGCCCGTGGTGAAATCCTGGTCTTCTCTGATGCCAATACGCACATGGATCCACAGTGCCTCAAACAGCTGGTACGACACTTTGACGATGAAACCATCGGTGGTGTCTGCGGGCAGTTGATTCTCGAGGATTCGGAGACGGGAAAAAATGTGGACGGCCTGTATTGGAAATATGAAAACTTCCTGAAACAGTGTGAAACCAACCTCGGAGCCGTACTGGGCGTAAACGGTGCACTGTATGCCTTACGCAAGTCGATCTACATGCCCATTCCACCAGAAACGATCATTGACGATTTCCTGATCGGGATGCGGGTCCATCTGATGGGCCGGCGCCTGATCTATGACGGCAGTGCTTTCGCGACCGAGGAATCTGCCACTTCGGTACAGGCAGAATTCAAGCGTCGTGTCCGCATCGGTACCGGCGGTTTCCAGAGTTTACGACACCTGAAGGGGCTGTTGAGTCCTCGATATGGATATATCGCTTTTGCATTCTGGTCACACAAACTGTTGCGCTGGTTCTGTCCGGTCTTCATGACCGTGGCGTTGCTGGCGAATCTGTGCCTGCTAAATCAGACACTCTACCAGGTCACCTTACTGGGCCAGGGACTGTTTTACCTGTCTGCCTTCCTGGGTATGAAACTCGCGAGTCGAGGGGGCGTGCTCCGTAAACTCTGTCGGGTTCCGGGCATGTTCGTGCAGATGAACCTGGCACTGGGAATTGGCCTGTTCCGCTGGCTCTTCACGCGACAGACCGGCACCTGGGAACGGACCGAACGCAGTGCCTCACGCGTGGTACCTGTCGATGAAGCGTTTCCCCTGGAACAGCAGAGCGACCTTGATCCGGAAACTTTTGAGAATCATATCCCCTCTCATCATTCATAAAGATATCTGTCATGAATACATTTCTATTTGCCTGTATCGCAATGCTCAGCCTGCTGGTGATGGCGTGCGTCGGCTTCGTTTCCCTGGCGATTCGTGCCCGGAACATGCAGTACTGGCTGCCCGCTTATCTGTTTCAGAAGAAGCAGGATCGGCCGATTAGATTTACCCCGGAACAGCCCCGGCATATCTTCATCGCGGTTTGCGATCACTATGAACCGGAATGGGGTAATCCGCAGAAAGCGGAAGCGATCGCCCGCGTGGACCGCTGGTGTGAAGAATATCCGGCCCGCTTCTCGCGTTTCAGTGATTCGCGGGGACAGGTGCCTCAGCATACGTTCTTCTTTCCGCAGGATCAGTATCAGCCCGAGTACCTGGATCGCCTGGCGCGACTCTGCAAACAGGGATTCGGCGATGTAGAGATCCACCTGCACCACGACAATGACACGGCCGAGGGGTTGCGTCAGAAAATGAACGATTTTCGCAAGACCCTCTACGAACGACATGGACTGCTGCGCAAGGATCCTGAGACCGGCGAAATTCTCTACAGTTTCATTCATGGAAACTGGGCTCTATGTAACTCGCGTCCGGATGGTCGCTGGTGTGGGGTCGACAATGAAATCGATGTGCTGCTGGAGACAGGCTGCTACGCCGACCTGACGATGCCTTCGGCTCCCAGTGACACCCAGACACGTATCATCAACAGCATCTATTATGCGAAGAATCAGCCTGGCAAGTGTAAATCACACGATGCAGGAACGCTCGCGCACGTTGGTCAGACTCCCGAGCGTGACAGCCTGCTGATGATCCAGGGACCGTTGGGACTCGACTGGAATCAACGGAAATGGGGATTCATGCCCGGGATTGAGAACTCGGACCTGCACGGTGGTCGTCCGGCAACGATCTCACGTTTCCGGCACTGGCTGGCGGCAGATGTGCATGTGGCAGGACGGCCTGACTGGACCTTTATCAAGCTGCACACCCATGGCGCCAAACCTGGTAATCTGGAGACTCTGCTGGGACCGGAAACGGAGGCGTTTCATGCAGAATTGCGTCGCGAAGCCGCCCGGCATCCCGAGTGGAAATATTATTACGTGACCGCGTGGGAAATGGCAGCGCTGATTCACCAGGCGGAACAGGGATACACAACGCCCGATTTTGAAGCGATTCATCCTGTTTCCCATCAGGAATCTGCTGTTCCGGTCTGATAAAAAGTAGGGCAGGCACCCGTTTCGTTCTAGAATCCGGGCAGATTCGGATTGACCAGATTTTCGAGATTTGTCAATATCAGCGCCAGACGGTCAGTGATTCTCAACTGACGTGTCGTCCCCTGTTTTTATATCAGTTCTGCGGCTGACAACCGCGGTGACTGAAAATGAGTCCTTTCTCTGTTGTCTGACTTGAGTTACTACATACATCACCCCCTTCTTTGAGCATCCCTCAAGCGTATTCTGCGGTGAAGTCGCTGCTGGCAGAATAACAACAGGATTTGATTCAGACTCATCATCGTTTCAAGGAGGAAACAACATGAGTGTGATCTTAGTGCACACAGGCGTATCTCATACGCGCATTGAATATAGTATCTGGGAAGCACTGAATCAGACCTGGCCTCATTCCTCCACGATTGCCCGTTTCGGAACCGGTTTTTCTCCGGATAAGGAAGTGGATGTTTCCCGGGCAAATCTGATCATCAGCACGAGCCTCGAAGCAGCCGCCTCGATCAAATGCCAGCACCACCAGTTGCATATGTGCTACCTGGAACCGATCGCCAGCAATCAGCAGCCCATCGATCACCAGCTGGTCAACTCACTAACTGAAGTGGAGTTCGTTGTACCGACCAAAACGCTTTTGAATCAGAACCGGGATCGTTTCACTTCATTTGTACGTCCTCCCGTTGATACTGATTTTTTCAGTTCCGGCTATGAAAGACGGAATGATTTCTATCTGCTGGTTGTCGACGGCCCCTGGACTGCGCAGGAACAACTGGCCGTCGATGCCTGTGTGGCTCTCAAACAGAGTCTGTCGATCATCGGGATTCCTGCAGAACAGGTCCCCGCTGCCGTTCACAATGAAGCTCAAGTGGAAATCATCGGTGCCATCGATGATCAGACTCTGCGAGATCAGTATCGGCTCTGCAAAGCAGTGATCTGCCCACGGGATGTTGACTTTGATCTGTCTGCCCAGGAAGCACAGAGCTGTGGTGCCCCGGTGGTGATCTTTGGAGGCTGTGAAGCAGCCCAGTCAGTCATCTGCTTTGAGCAGCATGGACTGGGAAGTGGAATCCATTTCTCAGAACAGAGTCCCGCCTCACTGATCTCTGCGATGCGCGAGCTGGAGCTCCGTCCGCAGCGTTGCCAGTCCGTGATCGGCTGGTGCTGTGCAGCCCAGTTTTCGTACCAGCAGTTCCAGCTGAACTTCAACCAGGCAATTGCCAAAGAAATCGCCTACCGGATTCAGTGTGCTCAACGCCAGAGTCAGGCAGACGATCAACAGGATCAGGGGCCTGCCGAAGAGCGGGCTGCCGCTTAAATCAGATTGCCTGACAAGGATCTGGTGCAGAAAGTCAACCCTGAAAAGAAACACACTCCAGGTATTCTGCAGAACCTTTTCCTAATAGATATTTGAATCCGTTGCGCTAAGAACAACGGTTTCCTGGACGACTGCGGATACGGAGCTCTGTCAGGTCTGTTCCAGCTGCGGCATCCAGGCTGTCAGCAGGATTCTGTAGCAACATCGCATCCTATTCCTCTATTTTGCAACAGTTTACTAACGTCTGTTGCTAATGCAAAGATGTCGTTTGGCAATCCATTCTGAGCCTCCTTCTTTATAGTTTTGTGGCTTTCACGCCTACATATTGGGGCTCATTGATGGCTGAACCAAACCCATAACCCCTATACCCCCTGCCCCTGCCTGTTTACATAACTGGATCTAGAGGGTTCATTCTTGGGCGAGTGTAACAGGTGGCTGCTCAGGTTCTGGATTGCCGATTTGCGGCAGCCGATATTCATAGGTAGATAGCGCAGCTGAAACACTCTCCCGCTTCAAGTGCAGCTTGAATCAAACTTGAATCAAATGGGTGTTCGAAATTACAACTCACTCGCCTCACAAGGATGTGTCAGGTTTATGACTCAGCAAACCGTCGAAAATCTTGAAGCCCGCGTCAAAGAGCTGGAAGCTCAAGTCCAGGATTATCAGAAGCAGCTCATTCAGGCACAGAAGATGAGCTCCGTGGGTGCCCTGGCTTCATCAATCACGCATGAATTCAACAATATTCTCACGACCGTGATCAACTACGCGAAGCTGGGCCTGCGTCACAAAGAGGAAGAACGCCGGGACAAAGCGTTTACCAAGATTCTCTCCGCCGGTCAGCGGGCCGCCAAGATCACCACCGGCATGCTCTCGTATGCTCGCGGTAATGAGAGTCGCCAGGAACCGGTCGACCTGGTCGTGCTGGTCAAGAGCGTGATCGCCCTGGTGGAAAAAGACCTGACGATGAACCGCGTCAATCTGCATACTCATTTTGATGCTCAGCCGGAAGTCACGTTGAATCCGAACCAGATCCAGCAGGTGCTTGTCAATCTGATCGTGAATGCCCGTCAGGCGATGCCCGGCGGCGGCAGACTCGATCTGGCGGTGCGAGTGAATGCGGAATCGAACCTGGCCGAGGTGATTGTGCGCGACAGCGGTTCTGGTATTCCGCCCGAGCAGCTGCACCATATCTTTGAACAGTTTTACACGACCAAAGAAGCAGACGAGAATGGTCAGGGAGGCACCGGACTGGGACTGTCACTGGCCAAAGAGGTCATGGAGGCCCATAACGGACGCATCCGTGTTGAGAGTGCCGTTGGTAAAGGGACTGCTTTCACACTGAAATTCCCACTCTCGGCAGCAGCCATCGAAGCGGCCTGATTCGAGGCCTTTTCAGGCAACGGGCCATTCTGAGTCGGTCAATGGGATCCGAGTTTTTTGCCTGTTTCCATTGAATTTCATAAAGCGTTATAATATATACTCTTATTCTCAAGCCGGAGTGGCGGAATCGGCAGACGCGCTGGATTCAAAATCCAGTGGGGGTAAACCCCGTGCGGGTTCAAGTCCCGCCTCCGGTACTATGAAAACCCGACAGGAAATGGTGTGAAACCTTTCCCGTCGGGTTTTTGTGTTTTGAGGGTACCTGAAACTCAGAGATTCTTCAGATGTACGTGAGTTTGTCTAAGAATGCCGGTCCGTTTCCGCGGGTGATCTTTTTTCGTTACCAGATGCCTGGGATCAGCTTATAGCGCACCCGCAATGCGTATTCCCGGTACCCGTTCAATTCTGCCTGCAGGGTCTGGTCTTCCCAGTGGGTTCGCACAATCAACACCAGGGAGGCGATTCCAGCTGGAATCAAGGCCCACAGGGATCCCAACGAAAGCGGCATGCCGATGGCAGTGAGGATTCCCCCGACATAGCCGGGATGACGCATGATGGCATAAGGGCCTGTGTCGATCACCGCATGCCCGCGATCTGTTTGAATCCGCACGGTGACTTCAAAGAACTTGTTCACGGCTTCGGCCCAGGTGACAATTACCATCCCGGCCAGCAGCATAAAATAGCCGACGATGCAGATCCACCACGGAACCGGAAACCAATGGAATCGACTCTCGTCGAGAGCCGCTATGGGGACGATGGCCAGCATCGATGGAAAGTAAAAACCGAGCAGGATTCTGTCCCACTGTTTCGTTCCTTGGTGGAAGTGACTTCTCGCGACAATGACTTCGGGATTTACACGCTGAAGAACTACGAATCCTGCTGAGACGACCACCAGCAGAAAGAGAATGAACAGCCAGCCCTTCGACCATGTCCATGTTCCCGCAGGCAGGAACATAAACAGAGCGAAGAAGAGAGGCAGGCCAATCAGATCCAGAACCAGACGGCGGCGATTGATGCCCTGAGGTGTTTTCTCCGAGTCACTGTCAGCGGCCATGAATCGTTCCTCATTTCTCGCTTACGAACTCAGCAATCCAGTCTGGATCATATTAACTCCTGCATCAAGGTTGCTTCGCCAGGTCCAGAAAGACGACGTGCGAGGGGTTACCGACGGCAGCGTAGTGGTCTGTGAAGTGCAACTTGCCTGTTGCTTTATCGACCTTGAACACGGCCACGCTGTCGGCCCGCTGGTTACAGCAGTAGAGAAATTCGCCGGTCGGGTCGAAGCTGAAGCTGCGGGGATAATTGCCGCGGGTCCATTCATCAGCTACCCAGGTCAGTTCGCCGTTGGCGCCGACGGAAAAGATGCCGATGCTGTCGTGCAGCCGGTTGCCGGCATAGACGTACTTCCCGTCTTCCGAGACCAGAATTTCCGAGCAGAAGTTACTGCCTTTGAAACCATCCGGCAGTGTCGAGATGGTCTGCCGGGCGGTCAGTGTGCCAGCCTTTGGATCGAAATCGAAGAGGACCAGCGTCGAACCTTCTTCCTGGATCGAATAGAACCAGCGTCCGTTCGGATGGAAGTGGAAGTGCCGGGGTCCGTCGCCGGGAGGCAGAGAGACTGCAGCCTGATCATTCGGCGAGAGTTTGCCCGTTTTTTCATCGAACTTCCAGATGTAGATTTTGTCCAGTCCGAGATCGACATGAAACACAAAGCGACCGGAGGGATCGGCCTGAATCATGTGAGCGTGCGTATGATCGTGACCACTGAAGGCGAAGCTACCTTCGGGGGCATTCGTGGCTGTGGTGGGACCGATTTTGCCGGCATCATTTTTGACATCGGTGGCTTCGCCGAGTGAGCCGTCTTTCAGAATGGGGAGCACGGAAATCGAACCGCCGAAATAATTCGCAATCAGCAGGTATTTTCCTGAGGGATGGATGCTGACATAGGTCGGCCCGTCTCCCCCCGAGTTGACCTTGTTGAGTTCTGTGAGCGAGCCGTCTTCCCGGTTGATCTTGAAGGCGGAGACGGAACCATGCTTTTCCTGGCCGACCCGATCGGTTTCATTGGTCGAATAAAGGCGTGTGCCTTCCGCGTTGACGGCCAGACAACTGGGGCTGGTTCCCATCCGCTGAATGCCGGCGGGAGTCATTGCTCCCGTTTCGCGATCGATCTGGAAGAGATGAATGCCGCGTCCGTTACCGGGTGGCAGGTCGACCTGGGTATCGAGCACATCCTGAAGCGGAGAACTGAAGGTGCCGACATAGGCCATCAGGGGTTTGTCCGAGGATTTTGATTCCGCGTAGGCCAGTCCGGCGACCAGTGGAAAGGTTCCGGTCAGAGCGAGAGATGTTTTCAGAAACGAGCGGCGGGATGTTTTGGGAGATTGCATGGTGTGAGTTTCTATTATCATCAGGAGAAATTTCAGGATGTCGGGCTTCGATCATAGCTCGCGTGGGGAGAGAATGCATCTGAAATCGCCGATTCTTTGGGAGACAAAATCGGATCCTGATCGGGGTGTGTACAGAATTTGTTTAACTCAACCACACCTCCTGCCTGCAGCATGTCGGATCGCTGGCTGGTGTGATTCTTTGTCCGCATTTAACTTGCCTGAACCTAAAGTGGAAGATAGACTTAAATTACTTCTCTCTGATGTCGAAAGACACACACTCACAGAACGAAGGCAGGCACAAACTTCGCTTCATCAGCCCCCCATGCGCGCGGGGTCTGATCCGATTTGACTCAGCTGAAAGTTTGCCTACATGTCTGCTACTCGCTTACTCCCTGCTGTTCCGGGGAACTGGAACCGCTGTCTGTCCACATTCTCTCTCTGCCTGTTCCTGCTGCTGGTTTCTGCAGGTTGTCAAAAGCCTCAGCCTGGTGATTCCACAGCGGAAAAAGACGACTCTTCAGCTTTGTCTGCCGAACAGTCACCCTCAAAAGATTCTGCCACTGCGGAGGAAAAGACCATCGATCCCAAAATGGTGACGAAACCAGGGGAGCCGATGACGGTCGAACGTTATCAGCAGGTGAAAGCGCACTTGAAAGACATTGGCCTGGCCCTGCATTACTCACATGATAAAAACCGGTCTTTCTTACCATCACAGGAAGAACATCCTGAATATTACGATGAGAATGGTCAGTTGAAAGTCAGCTGGCGGGTCCACATTCTGCCCTTTCTGAGTCAGAAACCGCTATACGATCAATTCAAACTGGATGAAGCCTGGGATAGTCCAGCCAATGCCCCGCTGGCAAAGAAGATGCCCGAGGTTTACCGCTCTCCCGATACCCCGATCGGCTCAGACAAGACCCGCTTCCGTGTCTTTGAAGGACGATGGGGAAAAAACTCGAGAGGCAGAGAGACGCCATCTACCCTATTTCCTGTCGGTAAACCTGTAT contains:
- a CDS encoding glycosyltransferase, producing the protein MKILFLSNVFPNSQHPGKGTFNAAMMQSLGELHQTHVISPVAWVDECSSRVRQRTRLDPDWLPFEAANGLRVDYPRFYYPPKMLHQHYGQFLYWSIRPTLNRAIARFQPDVILSYWLHPDGEVAVRAALEHGIPAVVMTGGSDVLLLTRNRHRRRAIQSVLQQSDAVITVSQDIEAAVQKLQIHPEKIHTIYRGVDRSRFCPGDQRAARERLGLDPDRKVIVSVGRLEPVKGHTVLLEACKKISKQGPPFTCYVLGNGSLHSRLSQKVTEYGLDKFFQLQGSQPQSRLADWYRAADVVALPSLSEGVPNVLLEAISCGSRFVASRVGGIPEIADPLQDRLVTPNNPQLLADALSGMLAVPAIPEQRVFEPLTWQESAVQLSQILSDCSTRYSAGLTEQQKSRSSYRRNNRKLRQPV
- a CDS encoding polysaccharide deacetylase family protein; translation: MNQIRQLIKRSLTAVVPRRLYLVQGTSPHPVLSSETPAGPHSQAPVPLALTFDDGPHPEYTPRLLDLLLQYQQQATFFVIGAQAQRHPEIIQRMVQEGHEIGNHTLTHSEPAQTTARQFLAEIDQTDRILSDITGSIPRLVRPPKGKLSAGKMLGLWRRHKTIVLWDTDPRDYQMTENSQINQWCERFQPQAGNFCLMHDNHPYAIEAVRQLSEHTQYDIRSLGVSHWLASGTKPAPVKQRASA
- a CDS encoding glycosyltransferase family 4 protein codes for the protein MSTILSQPVDLSDSGEQPRPQESRKRLLLVSYHFPPVGGAGVQRPVKFVKYLKQFGWDVSVLMAANPSVPVFDNSLLVDIPEGTHLEKARTWEPDYTLKKNMAQKQEEAQKVSLSGSLKSSCKKVVKAGAGMLLQPDAQILWYPNALKAGKRLLKRVPHDAILATAPPYSNLILASKLKKIFHLPLISDFRDEWDLSSKYLENHQRDRISDLIQTRLQKKVMRHSDAIVATTKASTQRLLDRAEQFGASPVGQCIYNGYDPDDFDTPHETSSTYTPESGRKFRIVYTGTLWNLTTIEPLVRAIEAVHQSQPAILKHLELQVIGRKTPEQREILDRLNQTDCTLICEDYCAHHEALKKMAAADALCLLLSDVEGADRVAPAKLFEYLAIQREILSITPEGETAGILQDFWPEGNFRASETDKLAHWLINRLSGQTVSPMPHPEKREQFQREHQAGQLAELLNQLVHHRI
- a CDS encoding serine O-acetyltransferase, with protein sequence MKFWEDLKAKSEWCYGSVTARSLLKTCLTDGTMAMLWYRLMQWASAWKLAPLAMIFNKCNAIFCQCIIGRGADFGRRLVIIHSQGIVINGSVKAGDDIKLEHQVTIGAERNTSPRLGSDIFIGAGAKVIGAVEIGSHSKIGANAVVVKDVAAHTTVGGIPAKVIKVHQQAEPVSRTEINQAELPYKQHQPKVAP
- a CDS encoding glycosyltransferase family 2 protein, whose amino-acid sequence is MISTLFISLFWGSVALIAYAYVGYPLLIWLLSRHHSRRAEPLTNNQGETATTGELPFVSIIIAAYREENVILDRLNNLAQLDYPADKLEVLIGCDGNEDLTGELVTMYDDDRVRLLQFEERRGKSSVLNDCVPAARGEILVFSDANTHMDPQCLKQLVRHFDDETIGGVCGQLILEDSETGKNVDGLYWKYENFLKQCETNLGAVLGVNGALYALRKSIYMPIPPETIIDDFLIGMRVHLMGRRLIYDGSAFATEESATSVQAEFKRRVRIGTGGFQSLRHLKGLLSPRYGYIAFAFWSHKLLRWFCPVFMTVALLANLCLLNQTLYQVTLLGQGLFYLSAFLGMKLASRGGVLRKLCRVPGMFVQMNLALGIGLFRWLFTRQTGTWERTERSASRVVPVDEAFPLEQQSDLDPETFENHIPSHHS
- a CDS encoding glycosyltransferase translates to MSVILVHTGVSHTRIEYSIWEALNQTWPHSSTIARFGTGFSPDKEVDVSRANLIISTSLEAAASIKCQHHQLHMCYLEPIASNQQPIDHQLVNSLTEVEFVVPTKTLLNQNRDRFTSFVRPPVDTDFFSSGYERRNDFYLLVVDGPWTAQEQLAVDACVALKQSLSIIGIPAEQVPAAVHNEAQVEIIGAIDDQTLRDQYRLCKAVICPRDVDFDLSAQEAQSCGAPVVIFGGCEAAQSVICFEQHGLGSGIHFSEQSPASLISAMRELELRPQRCQSVIGWCCAAQFSYQQFQLNFNQAIAKEIAYRIQCAQRQSQADDQQDQGPAEERAAA
- a CDS encoding sensor histidine kinase gives rise to the protein MTQQTVENLEARVKELEAQVQDYQKQLIQAQKMSSVGALASSITHEFNNILTTVINYAKLGLRHKEEERRDKAFTKILSAGQRAAKITTGMLSYARGNESRQEPVDLVVLVKSVIALVEKDLTMNRVNLHTHFDAQPEVTLNPNQIQQVLVNLIVNARQAMPGGGRLDLAVRVNAESNLAEVIVRDSGSGIPPEQLHHIFEQFYTTKEADENGQGGTGLGLSLAKEVMEAHNGRIRVESAVGKGTAFTLKFPLSAAAIEAA
- a CDS encoding methyltransferase family protein, which gives rise to MAADSDSEKTPQGINRRRLVLDLIGLPLFFALFMFLPAGTWTWSKGWLFILFLLVVVSAGFVVLQRVNPEVIVARSHFHQGTKQWDRILLGFYFPSMLAIVPIAALDESRFHWFPVPWWICIVGYFMLLAGMVIVTWAEAVNKFFEVTVRIQTDRGHAVIDTGPYAIMRHPGYVGGILTAIGMPLSLGSLWALIPAGIASLVLIVRTHWEDQTLQAELNGYREYALRVRYKLIPGIW
- a CDS encoding lactonase family protein, with the protein product MQSPKTSRRSFLKTSLALTGTFPLVAGLAYAESKSSDKPLMAYVGTFSSPLQDVLDTQVDLPPGNGRGIHLFQIDRETGAMTPAGIQRMGTSPSCLAVNAEGTRLYSTNETDRVGQEKHGSVSAFKINREDGSLTELNKVNSGGDGPTYVSIHPSGKYLLIANYFGGSISVLPILKDGSLGEATDVKNDAGKIGPTTATNAPEGSFAFSGHDHTHAHMIQADPSGRFVFHVDLGLDKIYIWKFDEKTGKLSPNDQAAVSLPPGDGPRHFHFHPNGRWFYSIQEEGSTLVLFDFDPKAGTLTARQTISTLPDGFKGSNFCSEILVSEDGKYVYAGNRLHDSIGIFSVGANGELTWVADEWTRGNYPRSFSFDPTGEFLYCCNQRADSVAVFKVDKATGKLHFTDHYAAVGNPSHVVFLDLAKQP